In Castanea sativa cultivar Marrone di Chiusa Pesio chromosome 6, ASM4071231v1, a single window of DNA contains:
- the LOC142638492 gene encoding putative terpene synthase 9 isoform X2 yields MELIRISSSSPLDLTSLNYKRSAALTRKQTTIRCHKQGLSALPMFIIVSKFNDTQVNPRRSANYHPSIWDQKLIESFNTPYSYEFHGTRLKGLRQYIKTLLTSTKDQSFLLKLIDSMQRLGVAYHFEQEIEEVLKFQHPDVTSDLYTTALQFRILREHGFSISSDVFDKFRSRDGKFMDSLSLDIEGLESLYEASHLGMGGESIAEEAKNFSMKNLKSLMEKLDSNSAKQVKQSLEVPLYWRVPRVEVRKFIGIYEKDSTKNLPLLELAKLDYNLVQSVHQRELKELQRWEMKAMEDLPEYMKVCYVALLNFANEMVCGVIKDHGFNTLPYIKAEWANLCRAYLVEARWFYSGYIPTVDEYLENACISVGGHAAMVHAYILQGCTLTNDSLDCIKSSSDLIYWSSLITRLSDDLGTEEAESERGDVAKSIRCYMVHEGVPEVEAKHRIKEKISYSWKKLNKEIAKNSLPKSIVKMSLNMARTAQCIFQHGDGIGTSTGVMKDRLSSLIVKPIPI; encoded by the exons ATGGAACTAATAAGAATCTCTTCCTCCTCtcctttagatctcacttcaTTAAATTACAAAAGAAGTGCTGCACTAACAAGGAAGCAGACAACAATTAGATGCCACAAGCAAGGGCTATCAGCATTACCCATGTTCATCATCGTCTCAAAGTTCAATGACACACAAGTGAATCCACGGCGATCAGCTAATTATCACCCAAGTATTTGGGACCAGAAACTCATTGAGTCCTTTAACACTCCCTACTCA TATGAGTTCCATGGCACTCGACTTAAGGGGTTGAGGCAATACATTAAAACTTTGCTAACATCCACAAAAGACCAAAGTTTCTTACTAAAGCTTATAGACTCAATGCAGCGGTTAGGAGTGGCTTACCACTTTGAGCAAGAGATAGAAGAGGTTTTGAAATTTCAACATCCAGATGTTACTAGCGATCTTTACACAACCGCATTGCAATTTCGAATTCTAAGAGAACATGGTTTCTCAATTAGCTCAG ATGTGTTTGACAAATTTCGAAGTAGAGATGGGAAATTCATGGACAGCTTAAGCTTGGACATAGAGGGACTTGAGAGTTTGTATGAAGCCTCACACCTTGGAATGGGTGGAGAAAGTATTGCAGAAGAAGCCAagaattttagtatgaaaaacCTGAAATCATTAATGGAAAAATTGGACAGTAATTCAGCAAAGCAAGTGAAACAGTCACTTGAAGTCCCCTTATATTGGAGGGTGCCAAGAGTTGAAGTTCGGAAATTCATTGGTATCTATGAAAAGGATAGTACAAAGAACTTGCCTTTGCTTGAGCTGGCTAAGTTGGATTATAATTTAGTACAATCTGTACATCAGCGAGAACTTAAAGAGTTACAAAG ATGGGAAATGAAGGCCATGGAAGACCTTCCTGAGTACATGAAGGTTTGCTATGTCGCCTTGCTTAACTTCGCTAATGAAATGGTCTGTGGTGTCATCAAAgatcatggctttaatactttgCCCTACATTAAAGCAGAG TGGGCAAATCTTTGTAGAGCATATTTAGTTGAAGCACGGTGGTTTTACAGTGGATACATTCCTACTGTGGATGAGTACCTAGAAAATGCATGTATTTCTGTGGGTGGTCATGCAGCTATGGTCCATGCTTATATTTTGCAAGGGTGCACCTTAACAAATGATTCGCTTGATTGCATCAAGAGTAGCTCAGATCTAATATATTGGTCATCCCTCATAACTCGACTTAGCGATGATTTGGGAACTGAGGAG GCTGAGAGCGAGAGAGGTGATGTGGCAAAATCCATCCGGTGCTACATGGTACATGAAGGTGTACCTGAAGTAGAAGCAAAACATCGCATAAAGGAAAAAATCAGCTATTCATGGAAAAAACTGAACAAAGAGATCGCCAAAAACTCCCTGCCAAAGTCCATAGTAAAAATGTCACTAAACATGGCAAGGACTGCTCAGTGCATCTTCCAACATGGAGATGGTATTGGAACATCAACTGGAGTGATGAAAGATCGTTTAAGCTCATTAATTGTCAAACCAATCCCTATTTGA
- the LOC142638492 gene encoding putative terpene synthase 9 isoform X1, translating into MELIRISSSSPLDLTSLNYKRSAALTRKQTTIRCHKQGLSALPMFIIVSKFNDTQVNPRRSANYHPSIWDQKLIESFNTPYSYEFHGTRLKGLRQYIKTLLTSTKDQSFLLKLIDSMQRLGVAYHFEQEIEEVLKFQHPDVTSDLYTTALQFRILREHGFSISSDVFDKFRSRDGKFMDSLSLDIEGLESLYEASHLGMGGESIAEEAKNFSMKNLKSLMEKLDSNSAKQVKQSLEVPLYWRVPRVEVRKFIGIYEKDSTKNLPLLELAKLDYNLVQSVHQRELKELQRWWRDLGLAEELTFSRDRLMENYLWAMGIVSEPQFSKCRIGLTKFVCILTVIDDMYDVYGSLDELERFTDAVDRWEMKAMEDLPEYMKVCYVALLNFANEMVCGVIKDHGFNTLPYIKAEWANLCRAYLVEARWFYSGYIPTVDEYLENACISVGGHAAMVHAYILQGCTLTNDSLDCIKSSSDLIYWSSLITRLSDDLGTEEAESERGDVAKSIRCYMVHEGVPEVEAKHRIKEKISYSWKKLNKEIAKNSLPKSIVKMSLNMARTAQCIFQHGDGIGTSTGVMKDRLSSLIVKPIPI; encoded by the exons ATGGAACTAATAAGAATCTCTTCCTCCTCtcctttagatctcacttcaTTAAATTACAAAAGAAGTGCTGCACTAACAAGGAAGCAGACAACAATTAGATGCCACAAGCAAGGGCTATCAGCATTACCCATGTTCATCATCGTCTCAAAGTTCAATGACACACAAGTGAATCCACGGCGATCAGCTAATTATCACCCAAGTATTTGGGACCAGAAACTCATTGAGTCCTTTAACACTCCCTACTCA TATGAGTTCCATGGCACTCGACTTAAGGGGTTGAGGCAATACATTAAAACTTTGCTAACATCCACAAAAGACCAAAGTTTCTTACTAAAGCTTATAGACTCAATGCAGCGGTTAGGAGTGGCTTACCACTTTGAGCAAGAGATAGAAGAGGTTTTGAAATTTCAACATCCAGATGTTACTAGCGATCTTTACACAACCGCATTGCAATTTCGAATTCTAAGAGAACATGGTTTCTCAATTAGCTCAG ATGTGTTTGACAAATTTCGAAGTAGAGATGGGAAATTCATGGACAGCTTAAGCTTGGACATAGAGGGACTTGAGAGTTTGTATGAAGCCTCACACCTTGGAATGGGTGGAGAAAGTATTGCAGAAGAAGCCAagaattttagtatgaaaaacCTGAAATCATTAATGGAAAAATTGGACAGTAATTCAGCAAAGCAAGTGAAACAGTCACTTGAAGTCCCCTTATATTGGAGGGTGCCAAGAGTTGAAGTTCGGAAATTCATTGGTATCTATGAAAAGGATAGTACAAAGAACTTGCCTTTGCTTGAGCTGGCTAAGTTGGATTATAATTTAGTACAATCTGTACATCAGCGAGAACTTAAAGAGTTACAAAG GTGGTGGAGAGACTTGGGTTTGGCAGAAGAGCTAACTTTCTCAAGGGACCGGTTGATGGAGAATTATTTGTGGGCTATGGGGATAGTTTCTGAGCCCCAATTCTCCAAGTGCAGGATAGGCCTCACCAAATTTGTATGCATATTAACAGTAATTGATGATATGTATGATGTGTATGGATCACTAGATGAGCTTGAGCGCTTCACTGATGCTGTGGATCG ATGGGAAATGAAGGCCATGGAAGACCTTCCTGAGTACATGAAGGTTTGCTATGTCGCCTTGCTTAACTTCGCTAATGAAATGGTCTGTGGTGTCATCAAAgatcatggctttaatactttgCCCTACATTAAAGCAGAG TGGGCAAATCTTTGTAGAGCATATTTAGTTGAAGCACGGTGGTTTTACAGTGGATACATTCCTACTGTGGATGAGTACCTAGAAAATGCATGTATTTCTGTGGGTGGTCATGCAGCTATGGTCCATGCTTATATTTTGCAAGGGTGCACCTTAACAAATGATTCGCTTGATTGCATCAAGAGTAGCTCAGATCTAATATATTGGTCATCCCTCATAACTCGACTTAGCGATGATTTGGGAACTGAGGAG GCTGAGAGCGAGAGAGGTGATGTGGCAAAATCCATCCGGTGCTACATGGTACATGAAGGTGTACCTGAAGTAGAAGCAAAACATCGCATAAAGGAAAAAATCAGCTATTCATGGAAAAAACTGAACAAAGAGATCGCCAAAAACTCCCTGCCAAAGTCCATAGTAAAAATGTCACTAAACATGGCAAGGACTGCTCAGTGCATCTTCCAACATGGAGATGGTATTGGAACATCAACTGGAGTGATGAAAGATCGTTTAAGCTCATTAATTGTCAAACCAATCCCTATTTGA